From one Pirellulales bacterium genomic stretch:
- a CDS encoding DUF3299 domain-containing protein — protein sequence MAARDPGRRFNRPIPTEAPLAPKVVRPTRKAVSTPGGSSEITFDAIKFDIDKGEAFERSMIPASIEALLGQRIKIRGYILPSFQQRDIKQFVLVRDNMECCFGPGAALYDCIVVDMLPGRATSYTTRPIAVEGKFTINEVLGADGEHLAIFHLDGESTE from the coding sequence TTGGCGGCCCGCGATCCGGGCCGTCGCTTCAATCGCCCGATTCCCACCGAGGCGCCACTCGCGCCCAAGGTGGTTCGGCCGACCCGCAAGGCCGTGAGCACGCCTGGCGGCTCCAGCGAAATCACCTTCGATGCGATCAAGTTCGACATCGACAAGGGCGAGGCGTTCGAGCGCTCCATGATCCCCGCGTCGATCGAAGCGCTGCTCGGCCAGCGGATCAAGATTCGCGGCTACATCCTGCCCAGTTTCCAACAGCGTGACATCAAGCAGTTCGTGTTGGTGCGCGACAACATGGAGTGCTGCTTTGGCCCCGGCGCGGCGCTGTACGACTGTATCGTGGTCGACATGCTGCCCGGTCGGGCGACCAGCTATACCACGCGACCCATTGCCGTCGAGGGAAAGTTCACGATCAACGAGGTCCTCGGTGCCGATGGCGAACACCTGGCGATTTTTCATCTCGACGGCGAATCGACCGAATAG
- a CDS encoding DUF4190 domain-containing protein, which translates to MSTTFDFARGSRDGLPPEDEVLRYRSLSPLAVLSLILGVLSVVAWLDPALGFVPILGVVTGIIAWVRIKRAPNDFAGLGFARAGIVISVLLATTGWSWLAYSYATEVPDGYQRISYDLLQPPADSPPDDVPPSATALNGKQVFVKGYVYPGAYESDAEGITKFVLVRDNGQCCFGGQPKITDMIHVTLTGGLHLKYSPRMHHVAGTFQVAPSKAGELGGVVYQMTADYLR; encoded by the coding sequence ATGAGTACCACGTTCGACTTCGCCCGCGGCTCCCGGGACGGCTTGCCTCCCGAGGACGAGGTGCTGCGCTATCGGAGCCTGAGCCCGCTGGCGGTGCTCAGCCTGATCCTCGGGGTGTTGTCGGTCGTGGCCTGGCTCGATCCGGCCTTGGGATTTGTGCCGATCCTGGGCGTCGTCACGGGCATCATCGCCTGGGTGCGGATCAAGCGGGCCCCCAACGACTTTGCGGGGCTGGGGTTTGCCCGCGCCGGCATCGTGATCTCGGTGTTGCTGGCAACCACCGGCTGGAGTTGGCTGGCTTACAGCTATGCCACCGAAGTGCCAGATGGGTACCAGCGAATCAGCTACGATCTGCTGCAGCCGCCGGCCGATTCTCCGCCCGACGACGTACCGCCCTCGGCCACGGCGCTCAACGGCAAGCAAGTGTTCGTCAAAGGCTACGTGTATCCCGGGGCATACGAATCGGACGCCGAGGGCATCACGAAATTCGTGCTCGTCCGCGACAACGGCCAATGCTGCTTCGGCGGCCAGCCGAAGATCACCGATATGATCCATGTGACCCTTACCGGTGGACTGCATTTGAAGTATTCGCCGCGCATGCACCACGTGGCCGGAACCTTTCAAGTCGCGCCTTCGAAGGCCGGCGAACTGGGCGGAGTGGTCTACCAGATGACGGCGGACTACTTGCGATGA
- the smpB gene encoding SsrA-binding protein SmpB, which translates to MTAKSSKKSDRNQASDNERLIAQNRRARHEYEVLDTLECGIVLVGSEVKSLRNGRISLDEAHARMKADEVWLVGCDIAEYVQANRFNHDPRRPRKLLLHRREINKFASRAYEKGLTLVPLKMYFKDGKAKVLLGICRGKQLHDKRETMKQADAKREMARALRRR; encoded by the coding sequence ATTACGGCCAAGTCCTCGAAAAAAAGCGATCGCAACCAGGCCAGCGACAACGAACGATTGATCGCCCAGAACCGCCGCGCGCGCCACGAGTACGAGGTGCTCGACACCTTGGAATGCGGCATCGTGCTGGTGGGGAGCGAGGTCAAGAGTCTGCGCAACGGTCGGATCTCGCTCGACGAGGCCCATGCCCGCATGAAAGCCGACGAAGTTTGGCTGGTGGGCTGCGACATTGCCGAGTACGTCCAGGCCAATCGCTTCAACCACGACCCGCGCCGCCCGCGCAAGCTGCTGCTGCACCGCCGCGAAATCAACAAATTTGCCAGCCGGGCCTACGAAAAAGGGCTCACGCTCGTGCCGCTGAAGATGTACTTCAAAGACGGCAAGGCCAAGGTGCTGCTGGGCATCTGTCGCGGCAAGCAACTGCACGACAAGCGCGAGACGATGAAGCAGGCCGACGCCAAACGCGAGATGGCCCGCGCCTTGCGCCGCCGCTAG
- a CDS encoding ABC transporter permease, with protein MSLWKIAWRSLAQRRLASILTAFSMALGVALVIAVLVIHSVVERQFTQTATGYDLIVGAKGGRLQLVLNTVYHLSTPIENVPWKYYEEFLPGGKYASQVSVAIPYCLGDNYQGYRVVGTVPAMFEQLEYAPGDRYQFREGKNFHQDDFFAAVVGDQVARRTGLKVGDEFQPTHGVTSDDGHKHDAFHVVGILAPTGTPNDRALFVNMEGFYLLDGHAKEAPKKPKPAEAPKDEHVEGEHSDAEHGDHEHGDHEQGEHAEHEHGEEHPAEGHEHEGEHDHAHEGEHAEHDHDHDHEHDHAHDEHGHHHEPLPVDQREVTAILLRTSTPLAALSLPRAVNKEPFAQAVLPAREIFSLFEGIVANLERILLLLAWLIVVVASIGVMVSIYNSMAERQREIAVMRALGARRGTVLTIVLFESILLSLLGGLLGVVLGHGLIALLSPIITAQTGVSIGAFQFGLSSYQLGNWQIDIIWELALVPILIVLAALAGFLPAVAAYRTDVAKALTATP; from the coding sequence ATGAGCCTGTGGAAAATTGCCTGGCGTAGCCTGGCCCAGCGGCGGCTGGCCTCGATCCTGACGGCCTTTTCGATGGCCCTCGGCGTGGCCCTGGTCATCGCTGTGCTGGTCATCCATTCGGTGGTCGAACGCCAGTTCACCCAGACGGCCACGGGTTACGACCTGATCGTCGGGGCCAAGGGTGGCCGCCTGCAATTGGTGCTCAACACCGTTTATCACCTCAGCACGCCGATCGAAAACGTCCCTTGGAAGTATTACGAGGAATTCTTGCCCGGCGGAAAGTACGCCAGCCAGGTCTCCGTGGCGATCCCGTATTGCCTGGGCGACAACTACCAGGGTTACCGCGTCGTCGGCACCGTGCCGGCCATGTTCGAGCAGCTCGAGTATGCGCCGGGGGATCGTTACCAATTTCGCGAAGGCAAGAATTTTCACCAGGATGATTTCTTCGCGGCGGTGGTCGGCGACCAGGTGGCGCGGCGTACCGGTCTCAAGGTGGGCGATGAGTTCCAGCCCACCCACGGCGTGACCTCGGACGATGGCCATAAGCACGACGCCTTCCATGTCGTGGGCATCCTGGCCCCCACTGGTACGCCGAACGATCGGGCCCTGTTCGTGAACATGGAAGGCTTCTACCTGCTCGATGGCCACGCCAAGGAAGCCCCCAAGAAGCCGAAGCCGGCCGAGGCGCCGAAGGACGAGCATGTCGAGGGCGAACACTCCGACGCCGAGCACGGCGACCACGAACATGGTGACCACGAGCAGGGCGAGCATGCGGAGCACGAGCACGGCGAAGAACATCCTGCCGAAGGACACGAACACGAAGGCGAGCACGACCATGCACACGAGGGCGAACACGCCGAGCATGATCATGACCACGATCATGAACATGACCACGCCCACGACGAGCACGGCCATCACCACGAGCCGCTACCGGTCGATCAACGCGAAGTAACGGCCATCCTGCTGCGGACGAGCACCCCGTTGGCCGCCCTGTCGTTGCCGCGGGCCGTGAACAAGGAACCCTTCGCCCAGGCGGTGCTGCCGGCCCGGGAGATCTTCAGCCTGTTCGAAGGCATCGTCGCCAACCTGGAGCGGATCCTGTTGCTGCTGGCCTGGCTGATCGTGGTCGTGGCCAGCATCGGCGTGATGGTGTCGATCTACAACTCGATGGCCGAGCGGCAGCGAGAAATCGCCGTGATGCGGGCCCTGGGTGCCCGGCGCGGAACCGTGCTAACCATTGTGCTGTTCGAATCCATCCTCCTGTCTCTATTGGGGGGGCTCTTGGGGGTCGTGCTCGGTCACGGGTTGATCGCCCTGCTCAGCCCGATCATTACAGCCCAAACCGGGGTCTCGATCGGAGCGTTTCAGTTCGGATTGTCGAGCTATCAGCTTGGGAATTGGCAGATTGATATAATCTGGGAATTGGCCCTGGTGCCGATCCTGATTGTGCTGGCCGCGCTGGCCGGATTTTTGCCGGCGGTCGCCGCCTATCGGACCGATGTCGCCAAGGCCCTCACTGCAACCCCCTGA
- the lipA gene encoding lipoyl synthase, which produces MLLNLPVISAEPDPEPAPRLPRWLKRNVPKGNANHYTSRLLDELHLATVCEHARCPNRMECWSQKTATFMILGEVCTRPCGFCSVAKGKTQAVEDDEPQRLAEAAARLGLEHVVITSVTRDDLADGGAEHFFRCVRAVRERGAMSVEVLTPDFAGNRAALGRVVEAAPEVFNHNTETVPRLYRAVRGRKANYRWTLELLAEVKRLNPAIRTKSGLMLGLGETRDELLDTLADLLAVGCELLTLGQYLQPSPEHLPVVRYVTPEEFEVLGQLARRMGFAQVASGPFVRSSYHARDMAQAPPAS; this is translated from the coding sequence ATGCTTCTTAACCTGCCGGTCATTTCTGCCGAGCCCGATCCCGAGCCCGCCCCGCGGCTGCCGCGTTGGCTGAAGCGCAACGTGCCCAAGGGGAATGCGAACCACTACACCTCGCGGCTGCTCGACGAGCTGCACCTGGCGACGGTGTGCGAGCATGCGCGGTGTCCCAACCGGATGGAATGCTGGTCGCAGAAGACGGCCACGTTCATGATCCTGGGCGAAGTCTGCACGCGGCCCTGCGGGTTCTGCTCGGTCGCCAAGGGCAAGACGCAGGCGGTCGAAGACGACGAGCCACAACGCCTGGCTGAAGCGGCCGCGCGGCTGGGGCTTGAGCACGTCGTGATCACCTCGGTGACGCGCGACGACCTGGCGGACGGCGGCGCCGAACACTTCTTTCGCTGCGTGCGAGCGGTCCGCGAGCGCGGCGCCATGTCGGTCGAGGTGCTCACGCCCGATTTCGCCGGCAACCGAGCGGCGCTGGGACGCGTCGTCGAGGCGGCGCCCGAGGTGTTCAATCACAATACCGAGACCGTGCCGCGGCTCTACCGCGCCGTGCGCGGCCGCAAGGCGAACTACCGCTGGACCCTCGAATTGCTGGCCGAAGTGAAGCGGCTCAACCCGGCCATTCGCACGAAGAGCGGCCTGATGCTGGGGCTCGGCGAGACGCGCGACGAACTGCTCGACACGCTGGCCGATCTGTTGGCGGTCGGCTGCGAGCTGCTGACGCTCGGGCAGTACCTGCAGCCTTCGCCCGAGCATCTGCCCGTGGTGCGTTATGTGACGCCGGAAGAATTCGAGGTGCTCGGCCAGTTGGCGCGCCGGATGGGATTTGCCCAGGTGGCCAGCGGACCGTTCGTGCGCTCGAGTTATCATGCCCGGGACATGGCCCAGGCGCCGCCGGCGAGTTGA
- a CDS encoding ABC transporter ATP-binding protein, which yields MLQLRDVVKTFLLPDGSALRILEVRNFQVAAGEQLALVGRSGSGKTTLLHIIAGISRPDSGAVEINGTDITQLPEAARDRFRALRIGYVFQTFNLLPGFSALENVLLSMAFTGERTDPERARSLLQRVGLGHRLGHRPPMMSVGEQQRVAVARALANKPRLVLADEPTANVDSKHQQQVVDLLRQTCRDEGAALIVVTHSDDVSTQFDRLERLDDINLVARES from the coding sequence ATGCTTCAGTTGCGCGACGTGGTCAAGACGTTCCTGCTGCCCGACGGCTCGGCGCTGCGCATCTTGGAAGTGCGCAATTTCCAGGTCGCCGCGGGCGAGCAGCTCGCGCTGGTCGGGCGCAGCGGCAGCGGCAAGACCACGCTGCTGCACATCATCGCCGGCATCAGCCGCCCCGATAGTGGCGCGGTCGAAATCAACGGCACCGATATCACGCAGCTGCCGGAAGCGGCCCGCGACCGGTTTCGCGCACTGCGCATCGGCTACGTGTTTCAGACGTTCAACCTGCTGCCGGGCTTCTCGGCGTTGGAGAACGTGCTGTTGTCGATGGCCTTCACCGGCGAGCGCACCGACCCGGAACGGGCCCGATCGCTGCTCCAACGCGTGGGCCTGGGGCATCGGCTCGGCCATCGGCCGCCGATGATGTCGGTCGGCGAGCAGCAGCGCGTGGCCGTGGCCCGGGCCCTGGCGAACAAGCCGCGTCTGGTGCTGGCCGACGAGCCAACGGCCAACGTCGACTCAAAGCATCAACAACAGGTCGTCGACCTGTTGCGGCAGACCTGCCGTGACGAGGGCGCGGCCCTGATCGTAGTCACACACTCCGACGACGTTTCGACGCAGTTCGATCGCCTCGAGCGACTCGACGACATCAACCTGGTGGCACGCGAGTCATGA